In Acidobacteriota bacterium, the genomic window GCGTCCCGTCCCCTCGGCCTGAAGAATGATGCTGTCCATCATCGTGACCGCGTCTGTGGGAAAGTCGCCGGCGGCGGTCTCGGCGGTCAGTAGCAGGCTGCTGCTGCCGTCGAGGACCGCGTTGGCCACATCGCTGGCCTCGGCCCGGGTCGGTCGTGGCGAATGCCGCATCGATTCCAACATCTGTGTGGCGGTCATCACCGGCTTGCCGGCGGCGTTGGCCCGTTCGATGATCTGCTTCTGCAGGATCGGCACCCGCTCGGGTGGCAACTCCACACCGAGATCGCCACGGGCCACCAGGATGCCGTCCGATGCTTCCAGGATGTCGCCCAGCTGATCGACGGCCTCCGGGCGTTCGATCTTGGCCAGCAACGGCAGATCGCTTCCGACGCGCTGGAGTTGCTTTCTGGCGGTCCTCAGGTCATCGGCGCTACGCACGAACGAGATCGCCAACCAGTCGGCACCGATTTCGACGGCGGTGCGAAGGTCGTGACGATCCTTGCGGGTGAGCGTGGGGACCGACAGCTGACAGCCCGGGAGATTGATCCCCTTATTGTCGCTGATCGTCCCACCGCGTGCGACTTCACAACGGACCACATCGCCCTTGACGGAGATGACACGGAGATCGATCTTGCCGTCGTCGATGAGGATGCGGTCCTTGGGACGCACGTCGCTGCTGAGCGCGGCATAGGAGACCGGAATCGATCCCGCCGGCGCTCGCTTGCGACCCGCCAAGACCTCGACCCGTTCGCCATCGACCAACTCGAGGCTTCCGCCGTTCAGCGTGCCGACCCGAAACCGCGGCCCCTGCAGATCCGCCACCAGCGCCAGGTCCGTCCCCAGCTTGCGACTGACGGTTCGCAACCGCGAGGCCCGCTTCCGATGATCGTCGGGGGTCCCGTGAGAGAAGTTGAGGCGGGCGATATCCATCCCACTCTCGATCATCTCCCC contains:
- the pyk gene encoding pyruvate kinase, with protein sequence MARRAKIAATLGPACDSRKVLGEMIESGMDIARLNFSHGTPDDHRKRASRLRTVSRKLGTDLALVADLQGPRFRVGTLNGGSLELVDGERVEVLAGRKRAPAGSIPVSYAALSSDVRPKDRILIDDGKIDLRVISVKGDVVRCEVARGGTISDNKGINLPGCQLSVPTLTRKDRHDLRTAVEIGADWLAISFVRSADDLRTARKQLQRVGSDLPLLAKIERPEAVDQLGDILEASDGILVARGDLGVELPPERVPILQKQIIERANAAGKPVMTATQMLESMRHSPRPTRAEASDVANAVLDGSSSLLLTAETAAGDFPTDAVTMMDSIILQAEGTGRMHVAGRPSGDLSVALTVARAGCRAAYDVRASHIVVFTQSGFSAMQAARFRPSTPILAFSPSRKVCRQLRVHWGIEPRKLPNLRSIEALMAALDDVLLEQEWVQPGDIVVVLSGSPIGVTGTTNLMKVHRVGTALGNRR